The following proteins are co-located in the Rippkaea orientalis PCC 8801 genome:
- a CDS encoding polymorphic toxin type 33 domain-containing protein, translating into MTSSGNWRQDKLLTPYEIAKLKQSGLDIHDLKGGKNASKKDGSTELVM; encoded by the coding sequence ATGACATCAAGCGGTAATTGGAGACAAGATAAACTACTTACTCCCTATGAAATTGCTAAACTTAAACAAAGTGGACTGGATATTCACGATCTCAAAGGAGGCAAAAATGCGTCTAAAAAAGATGGTTCTACCGAACTTGTCATGTAA
- a CDS encoding nitrate ABC transporter ATP-binding protein (This model describes the ATP binding subunits of ATP-binding cassette (ABC) transporters for nitrate transport, or for bicarbonate transport, in bacteria and archaea.): MNNNLSVVIENVSKVYPTPKGPYTVLKDVNLTVKDGEFICVIGHSGCGKSTLLNMVSGFATPTDGSVLVNGKPVTKPGPDRMVVFQNYALLPWLTVFENVYLAVDAVDPNRREAEKRAIVRDHLAMVGLSEAENKKPTQISGGMKQRVSIARALAIRPEVLILDEPFGALDAITKEELQEELLKIWNDHRCTVLMITHDIDEALFLADRLVMMTNGPAAAIGEIMTIPFSRPRDRDRIMEDPQYYDLRNYALDFLYNRFAHDDDAA, encoded by the coding sequence ATGAATAATAATCTCTCTGTTGTTATCGAAAACGTCAGCAAAGTTTATCCTACACCAAAGGGTCCCTATACCGTTTTAAAAGATGTCAATTTAACCGTTAAGGATGGCGAATTTATCTGTGTGATCGGCCATTCGGGTTGCGGAAAATCTACCCTTTTAAACATGGTTTCAGGGTTTGCCACACCCACCGATGGATCGGTTTTAGTCAATGGAAAACCCGTCACTAAACCAGGACCCGATCGCATGGTGGTCTTCCAAAATTATGCCCTCCTTCCTTGGTTAACGGTGTTTGAAAATGTCTATTTAGCGGTGGATGCGGTCGATCCTAACCGACGAGAAGCCGAAAAACGGGCTATTGTTCGGGATCATCTGGCAATGGTGGGTTTAAGCGAAGCAGAAAACAAAAAACCAACCCAAATTTCCGGGGGGATGAAACAACGGGTTTCCATTGCGCGGGCTCTGGCTATTCGTCCTGAAGTGTTAATCTTAGATGAACCCTTTGGGGCATTGGATGCTATCACTAAAGAGGAATTACAGGAAGAATTGCTCAAAATTTGGAACGATCACCGTTGTACCGTGTTGATGATTACCCATGATATCGATGAGGCGTTATTTCTCGCCGATCGTCTCGTGATGATGACCAATGGTCCTGCTGCTGCTATTGGGGAAATTATGACGATTCCCTTCTCCCGTCCCCGTGACCGCGATCGCATTATGGAAGATCCCCAATACTACGATCTTCGCAACTATGCCTTAGACTTCCTCTATAATCGCTTTGCCCATGATGATGATGCGGCCTAA
- a CDS encoding DUF4279 domain-containing protein — translation MSFEITAFFTITGLDFDPQNITKKLEILPTKTWKIGDIIHPKSTLKREYNGWVLESKLSKSNDLEDHIKSVFEQLQPVWNIVQEIGHNYNIEISCVIYTDGEVPVIHLDKEIVNKSYQINVEIDIDLYVLPNNTIENDQQKKELVKLI, via the coding sequence ATGTCATTTGAAATTACAGCCTTTTTTACTATAACAGGATTAGACTTTGATCCTCAAAATATTACTAAAAAATTAGAAATCCTCCCAACAAAAACTTGGAAAATAGGGGATATAATTCATCCAAAATCAACATTAAAGAGAGAATATAATGGATGGGTTCTTGAGTCTAAATTAAGCAAAAGTAATGACCTTGAAGATCATATTAAATCAGTCTTTGAACAATTACAACCTGTTTGGAATATCGTTCAAGAAATTGGTCATAATTATAATATAGAAATTAGTTGTGTTATTTATACTGATGGAGAAGTTCCTGTCATTCATTTAGACAAAGAAATCGTTAATAAAAGTTATCAAATTAATGTAGAAATAGATATTGATTTATATGTCTTGCCAAATAATACGATAGAAAATGATCAACAAAAGAAAGAACTTGTTAAGTTGATATAA
- the acs gene encoding acetate--CoA ligase gives MPENAIESILQEKRLFNPSPEFAENAHIKSLDQYNELYEKAKADPQAFWADLAEKELHWFKKWDQVLDWQPPFAKWFVGGKLNISYNCLDRHLTTWRRNKAAIIWEGEPGDSRTLTYGELHREVCQFANAMKQLGVKKGDRVGIYMPMIPEAAIAMLACARIGAPHSVVFGGFSSEALKDRLEDAQAKLVITADGGFRKDKAIHLKSAVDLALEHGAPTVEKVIVVERIKEPITMKEGRDYWWHDLKKTASADCPAEEMDSEDTLFILYTSGSTGKPKGVVHTTGGYNLYTHMTTKWVFDLKDTDVYWCTADVGWITGHSYIVYGPLSNGATSLMYEGAPRPSNPGCFWDVVEKYGVNIFYTAPTAIRAFIKAGDELPNARDLSSLRLLGTVGEPINPEAWMWYHRVIGKERCPIVDTWWQTETGGIMITALPGAIPTKPGSATRPFPGIIADVVNEEGHRVPDNAGGYLVIKHPWPSMLRTVYGNPERFRKTYWDPIAPIDGEQVYFAGDSVRRDEDGYFWIMGRVDDVMNVAGHRLGSMELESALKSHPAVAEAGVVGTPHEITGEQIFAFVILKNTATPSDELAQELKQHVVMEIGAIARPGEIQFTEALPKTRSGKIVRRFLRQIAAGQEIVGDKTTVEDPTVLDKLEAEIAHKRAKAAV, from the coding sequence ATGCCAGAAAACGCCATTGAATCGATCCTACAAGAAAAACGGTTATTTAATCCGTCCCCTGAATTTGCTGAAAATGCCCATATTAAAAGCTTAGACCAGTATAATGAACTATACGAAAAAGCAAAAGCTGATCCTCAAGCATTTTGGGCAGACTTAGCAGAAAAAGAATTGCATTGGTTTAAAAAATGGGATCAAGTTCTCGATTGGCAACCCCCCTTTGCTAAATGGTTTGTTGGGGGAAAATTGAACATTTCCTACAACTGTCTCGATCGCCATTTAACCACCTGGAGACGCAACAAAGCAGCCATTATCTGGGAAGGGGAACCCGGTGACTCTCGTACCCTTACCTATGGGGAACTCCATCGAGAAGTCTGCCAGTTTGCCAACGCAATGAAGCAATTAGGGGTTAAAAAAGGCGACCGTGTGGGAATCTATATGCCCATGATCCCCGAAGCCGCGATCGCCATGTTAGCCTGTGCCCGCATCGGTGCGCCCCATAGCGTCGTCTTTGGCGGATTTAGTTCAGAAGCCCTCAAAGATCGCCTAGAAGATGCTCAAGCTAAGTTAGTTATCACCGCAGACGGTGGATTTCGCAAAGATAAAGCCATTCACCTCAAATCAGCCGTTGATTTAGCCCTCGAACACGGAGCCCCCACCGTTGAAAAGGTGATCGTTGTCGAACGCATCAAAGAACCCATCACCATGAAAGAAGGACGGGACTATTGGTGGCACGATCTCAAAAAAACCGCCTCTGCTGACTGTCCGGCCGAAGAAATGGACAGCGAAGATACCCTGTTTATCCTCTACACCAGTGGCAGTACGGGAAAACCCAAGGGAGTTGTCCACACCACCGGGGGTTACAACCTCTATACCCACATGACCACTAAATGGGTGTTTGACCTCAAAGATACCGATGTTTACTGGTGTACCGCCGATGTGGGCTGGATCACAGGTCATAGCTACATTGTCTATGGTCCCCTGTCCAATGGGGCAACCAGCTTGATGTACGAAGGAGCCCCTCGTCCCTCGAATCCTGGCTGTTTTTGGGATGTGGTGGAAAAATACGGCGTAAATATCTTCTATACGGCTCCTACGGCGATTCGTGCCTTTATTAAAGCGGGAGACGAACTACCCAACGCACGGGATCTCTCCTCGTTGCGGTTGTTAGGAACGGTCGGCGAACCCATCAACCCCGAAGCGTGGATGTGGTATCACCGTGTCATCGGTAAGGAACGCTGTCCCATCGTGGATACATGGTGGCAAACAGAAACGGGTGGCATTATGATTACGGCCTTACCTGGGGCTATTCCCACCAAACCGGGTTCAGCGACTCGTCCCTTCCCTGGTATTATCGCCGATGTGGTCAATGAAGAAGGCCACAGGGTTCCTGATAATGCGGGGGGTTATTTGGTGATTAAACACCCCTGGCCGAGTATGCTCCGTACTGTTTATGGCAATCCTGAACGCTTCCGTAAGACCTACTGGGACCCCATTGCACCCATCGACGGAGAACAGGTCTATTTTGCCGGAGATAGTGTACGTCGCGATGAAGATGGCTATTTTTGGATTATGGGACGGGTGGATGACGTGATGAACGTCGCTGGACATCGTTTGGGGTCGATGGAGTTAGAATCAGCCTTAAAGTCCCATCCTGCGGTCGCTGAAGCTGGAGTGGTGGGAACTCCCCATGAGATTACCGGAGAGCAGATTTTTGCCTTTGTTATTCTCAAAAATACAGCTACACCATCCGATGAATTGGCGCAGGAGTTAAAACAGCACGTTGTCATGGAAATTGGTGCGATCGCTCGTCCTGGCGAGATTCAATTTACCGAAGCACTCCCGAAAACGCGATCGGGTAAAATCGTTCGTCGCTTTTTGCGTCAAATTGCAGCCGGACAAGAAATTGTGGGCGATAAAACGACGGTAGAAGATCCAACGGTTTTGGACAAGTTAGAAGCAGAAATCGCTCATAAACGAGCCAAAGCTGCGGTTTAA
- a CDS encoding ISL3 family transposase codes for MPSNPQLNLMTNLLQLEGVTVINYQIIKEIGIVLSVEKIEPNATCIYCGSKTRKVHQNNELTIRDLPWGEKSVYLKINRRQMRCEHCQKKFTEELSYVPKKRTYTERFRKKIIEEVLNSDIKNVAKRNGVSEQEIETMLKDVGEDLNQEKPRELRRLGIDEIAVIKGQGNYYVVLVDLERGVIVGILEKRIEEEVLKYLEAWGEEVLTKIEEVSIDLWKPYKNIVNKLMPQAEVVADRFHVMKQVNEELDAQRKTLKREAKELKDTNQKEEILSGLNKSKYVLLKNEEDLNEEQKEKLEQVYKTSEVLSKMHQLKEEFRDIFETQSDWVSGLFELADWCQKAYSLYPKSCGTIRRWIGEIIAYFDQGTTQGIVEGINNKLKLIKRRAYGFRNFGNFQLRSFLTWHFTR; via the coding sequence ATGCCATCAAATCCTCAACTAAATTTAATGACTAACCTGTTACAACTAGAAGGAGTGACAGTCATCAATTATCAGATAATAAAAGAGATAGGAATAGTTTTATCTGTAGAGAAAATAGAGCCAAATGCTACCTGTATTTACTGTGGTTCAAAAACGAGGAAAGTTCATCAAAATAACGAATTAACAATTAGGGATTTACCCTGGGGAGAAAAATCGGTTTATTTAAAAATTAATCGTCGGCAAATGAGATGTGAGCATTGTCAAAAGAAATTCACAGAGGAATTGAGTTATGTGCCCAAAAAAAGAACTTATACTGAGAGATTTAGAAAGAAAATAATTGAAGAAGTTTTAAATAGTGACATCAAGAATGTAGCGAAAAGAAATGGAGTTAGTGAACAAGAAATAGAAACGATGCTGAAAGATGTAGGAGAAGACTTAAACCAAGAAAAACCGAGGGAATTAAGGCGATTAGGAATTGATGAAATCGCGGTGATTAAAGGACAAGGAAATTATTATGTTGTCTTAGTTGATTTAGAGAGAGGAGTGATAGTAGGAATTCTAGAAAAACGAATAGAAGAGGAAGTTTTAAAATATCTAGAAGCATGGGGAGAAGAGGTTTTGACGAAGATTGAAGAAGTGAGTATAGATCTTTGGAAACCTTATAAAAATATTGTGAATAAATTAATGCCCCAAGCTGAAGTCGTAGCTGATAGATTTCATGTAATGAAACAAGTTAATGAGGAATTAGATGCTCAAAGAAAAACTCTTAAAAGAGAAGCTAAAGAGCTAAAAGATACTAATCAAAAAGAAGAAATATTGTCAGGATTAAATAAGAGTAAATATGTTTTATTGAAAAATGAAGAAGATTTAAACGAAGAGCAAAAAGAAAAATTAGAGCAAGTCTATAAAACGTCAGAAGTCCTATCAAAAATGCACCAATTGAAGGAGGAATTTAGAGACATTTTTGAAACCCAGTCAGACTGGGTTTCAGGACTATTTGAATTAGCAGATTGGTGTCAAAAGGCTTATTCATTGTACCCGAAAAGTTGTGGAACAATTAGGCGTTGGATTGGAGAAATTATTGCCTATTTTGACCAAGGAACAACTCAAGGAATAGTCGAAGGTATTAACAATAAATTAAAGTTGATTAAAAGGAGAGCTTATGGCTTTAGAAATTTTGGTAATTTTCAACTCAGAAGTTTCTTAACTTGGCATTTTACTCGTTAA
- a CDS encoding cupin domain-containing protein, whose translation MKRIFNSADFFQPTDDEPIRSVITESKEATVVAWYIKPGQEIYAHIHPHGQDTWTILRGKGEYYLDEAGTKKSIVAGDVVIAHTGCLHGVFNNGDEPLIFISVVSPSDAGYQLVSLDNTVENLAIE comes from the coding sequence ATGAAAAGAATATTTAATAGTGCTGACTTTTTCCAACCAACAGATGATGAGCCTATTCGATCAGTTATTACTGAATCTAAAGAGGCTACTGTAGTAGCTTGGTATATTAAGCCAGGACAAGAAATCTATGCGCATATTCACCCTCATGGACAAGATACCTGGACTATTTTGAGAGGGAAGGGAGAATACTATCTAGATGAAGCAGGAACCAAGAAGTCTATCGTTGCAGGAGATGTGGTAATTGCTCATACTGGATGTTTGCATGGAGTGTTTAACAACGGTGATGAACCATTGATTTTTATTTCGGTTGTATCGCCGTCTGATGCAGGTTATCAACTTGTTTCTTTAGACAATACTGTTGAAAATCTTGCTATTGAGTAG
- a CDS encoding type II toxin-antitoxin system HicB family antitoxin: MDNTSKRIYNYTVLLEQEAEGGYHAFCPTLKGCHSQGDTFEEAIKNITEAIELYLESLREDNQPIPQDNLIVKPLSILA, from the coding sequence ATGGATAATACAAGTAAACGGATTTATAACTATACGGTTCTTCTGGAACAAGAAGCAGAAGGAGGTTATCATGCTTTTTGTCCTACTTTAAAAGGGTGTCATTCCCAAGGAGATACCTTTGAAGAAGCCATTAAAAATATCACAGAAGCGATTGAATTATATTTGGAAAGTTTAAGAGAAGATAATCAACCGATTCCTCAAGATAATTTAATTGTTAAACCGTTAAGTATTTTAGCATGA
- a CDS encoding type II toxin-antitoxin system HicA family toxin: MSNFSSVKPKDFIKVIEKLGFYFDRQKGSHAIYKNNQGQRVVVPIHSGKDIKQGTLMGMIQDIGLDKETFFKLLKK, translated from the coding sequence ATGAGTAATTTCTCAAGTGTTAAACCGAAAGATTTTATCAAAGTAATTGAAAAGTTAGGGTTTTATTTTGATCGTCAAAAGGGAAGTCATGCAATTTATAAGAATAATCAAGGACAAAGAGTTGTTGTTCCGATTCATTCAGGAAAAGACATTAAACAAGGTACACTAATGGGAATGATTCAAGATATTGGACTTGATAAGGAAACTTTCTTTAAGTTGTTGAAAAAATAA
- a CDS encoding DUF262 domain-containing protein — protein sequence MNLLEDVKAKTKEFRTDSYPMSIGEIISLYKDGEMMINPDFQRYFRWTIDQKSRFVESILLGIPIPSIFVYQREEDSVWELVDGLQRISTILEFVGELKDENGHLKPHLILKGTKLLPSLEGVQWEKAKNEDYNLPNPLRIDFKRAKMQVQIIKKESDKNAKFEVFDRLNTGGSFLSYQEVRNCLLIMLDKTLYNWLSDLANNEDFQTCISISDRLKEERYDMELVLKYLAISDVNFEPKEFSKKEVNEYLTDYLTELCKSILFDRDLEKRKFEKIFLLLRIATGDETFQKYSEDRFKGKFLDSAYEAITTGLKANIDTYSETETDINIVRQKIQLMWSENDFIDHIGTGSRARNRIPRMISFGQEHFKK from the coding sequence ATGAACTTATTAGAGGACGTTAAAGCAAAAACTAAAGAATTTCGGACAGATAGCTATCCCATGTCTATTGGTGAAATTATTAGTCTTTATAAAGATGGCGAAATGATGATTAACCCTGATTTTCAGCGTTATTTTAGATGGACTATTGATCAAAAAAGTCGTTTCGTTGAATCTATTTTATTAGGTATCCCTATCCCTTCAATTTTTGTTTATCAAAGAGAAGAAGATAGCGTTTGGGAATTGGTTGATGGACTGCAAAGAATTTCTACAATTTTAGAGTTTGTTGGCGAACTAAAAGATGAAAATGGTCATTTAAAACCTCATTTAATTTTAAAAGGAACTAAGTTATTACCTAGCTTAGAAGGGGTTCAGTGGGAAAAGGCTAAAAATGAAGATTATAATTTACCTAATCCTCTGAGAATTGACTTTAAACGGGCTAAAATGCAAGTCCAAATTATCAAAAAAGAATCGGATAAGAATGCAAAATTTGAGGTTTTTGATCGCTTAAATACAGGAGGTTCATTTTTATCCTATCAAGAAGTGCGTAATTGTCTTTTAATTATGCTTGATAAAACGCTCTATAACTGGTTATCAGACCTAGCAAATAATGAGGATTTCCAAACTTGTATTTCAATTTCAGATCGCTTAAAAGAAGAACGTTACGATATGGAGTTAGTGTTAAAATATTTAGCAATTTCAGATGTTAATTTTGAGCCTAAAGAATTTAGTAAAAAAGAAGTCAATGAATATTTAACTGATTACCTTACAGAGTTGTGTAAATCAATATTATTTGATCGTGATCTTGAAAAAAGAAAATTTGAAAAAATCTTTTTATTGCTGCGTATAGCAACAGGGGATGAAACCTTTCAAAAGTATAGTGAAGATCGATTTAAAGGGAAATTTCTTGATTCAGCTTATGAAGCAATTACCACTGGATTAAAAGCAAATATAGATACCTATTCTGAAACTGAGACTGATATTAATATAGTTAGACAAAAAATTCAATTAATGTGGTCAGAAAATGATTTTATCGATCATATTGGTACAGGTTCAAGAGCAAGAAATCGTATTCCTCGTATGATTAGTTTTGGCCAAGAACATTTTAAGAAATGA
- a CDS encoding MAE_28990/MAE_18760 family HEPN-like nuclease, with product MSKDNQTVSILEQNLDDDLSWRIKELSLLKNKIPVQKGTEQAVLIKAGITLLYAHWEGFVKYSAECYLQFVSMQRLKYNELDYCFIALCSRKSINELLKTQKFELQQEIVKNLLDNLEQRAQIPYEGIINTKSNLNFEVFRDICVIIGIDYKQYETNQKAIDEKLLTVRNKIAHGKDLKKNYEDFIDIYQIVTTLMRNIKDDILNAAITERYKRTL from the coding sequence ATGAGTAAAGATAATCAAACGGTTAGTATTCTTGAACAAAATTTAGATGATGATTTAAGCTGGAGAATCAAAGAGCTTAGCTTATTAAAAAACAAGATTCCTGTACAAAAAGGAACTGAACAAGCTGTATTAATTAAGGCTGGAATAACTCTATTATATGCTCATTGGGAAGGTTTTGTTAAATATTCTGCTGAATGTTATTTACAATTTGTCTCTATGCAAAGACTTAAATATAATGAACTTGACTATTGTTTTATTGCCCTTTGTTCTCGAAAATCAATTAACGAGTTATTAAAAACCCAAAAATTTGAATTACAACAAGAAATAGTCAAAAACTTATTAGATAATTTAGAACAAAGAGCACAAATTCCTTATGAAGGAATCATTAATACAAAATCCAATTTAAACTTTGAAGTATTTCGTGATATTTGTGTGATTATTGGAATTGACTATAAGCAATATGAAACTAATCAAAAGGCTATTGATGAAAAACTTCTTACTGTTAGAAATAAAATTGCTCATGGGAAAGATCTAAAGAAGAATTATGAAGATTTTATTGATATTTATCAAATAGTCACAACTTTAATGAGAAATATTAAAGATGATATTCTCAATGCGGCAATTACTGAGCGATACAAAAGAACCTTGTAG